A section of the Phacochoerus africanus isolate WHEZ1 chromosome 4, ROS_Pafr_v1, whole genome shotgun sequence genome encodes:
- the FBXW9 gene encoding F-box/WD repeat-containing protein 9 isoform X1, producing MELPPGPRDDPCAWDDDSDLELEPDPDAQAEAYVARVLSPPKLGLAPPRAPPLPAPAVSLGALEPRAASKGPAVAVPGLLSLPPELLLEICAYLDARLVLHVLPLVCHTLRDLVRDHVTWRLRAQRRVRAPYPVVEGEDFDWPAACIELEQHLSRWAEDGRWAEYFCLADGHFASIDSVLLIQGGTLCLSGSRDRNVNLWDLRQLGVEPSRVLVKALGSQKNSTHKGWVWSLAALDHRVCSGSWDSTVKLWDMAADGQQFGEIKGKAAVLCLSYRPDILVTGTYDKKVTIYDPRVGPALLKSRRLHSSAVLALLADDRHIISGSEDHTLVVFDRRANSVLQRLQLDSYLLCMSYQEPQLWAGDNQGLLHVFANRHGCFQLVRSFDVGHRSQITGIKHSLGALYTTSTDKTIRVHVPTDPPRTICTRSHHNVLNGVRPCPMCPAWLPRAPLTPPVPRPPRSALRAT from the exons ATGGAGCTGCCTCCAGGGCCGCGCGACGATCCTTGCGCCTGGGACGATGACTCTGACCTGGAGCTGGAGCCTGACCCAGACGCGCAGGCCGAAGCTTACGTGGCCCGCGTGCTCAGTCCTCCGAAACTCGGGCTGGCGCCCCCGCGCGCCCCTCCGCTGCCGGCTCCTGCCGTGTCTCTTGGCGCTCTGGAGCCGCGGGCCGCGTCCAAGGGCCCGGCTGTGGCGGTTCCGGGCCTGCTGAGCCTCCCCCCGGAGCTGCTGCTCGAGATCTGCGCCTACCTCGACGCGCGCCTTGTGCTCCACGTCCTGCCGCTCGTGTGCCACACGCTGCGCGACCTCGTGCGTGACCATGTCACCTGGAGGCTACGCGCGCAGCGCCGCGTACGCGCGCCCTACCCAGTGGTGGAAG GGGAGGACTTTGATTGGCCGGCGGCCTGCATTGAGCTGGAGCAGCACCTGTCCCGTTGGGCAGAGGATGGTCGCTGGGCTGAGTACTTCTGCCTGGCCGATGGGCACTTTGCTTCCATTGACTCAGTGCTGCTGATCCAG GGTGGGACACTTTGCCTTTCGGGCTCCCGAGATCGCAATGTCAACCTGTGGGACCTGCGGCAGCTGGGAGTGGAGCCCAGCCGGGTTCTGGTTAAGGCCCTGGGCTCCCAGAAGAACAGCACTCacaag GGCTGGGTGTGGTCGCTGGCAGCGCTGGACCACCGAGTGTGCTCTGGTTCATGGGACAGCACAGTGAAGCTCTGGGACATGGCGGCTGACGGGCAGCAGTTCGGGGAGATAAA GGGCAAGGCAGCAGTGTTGTGCCTGTCCTACCGGCCTGATATCTTGGTGACCGGAACTTATGACAAGAAGGTGACCATCTACGACCCCAGAG TCGGCCCAGCCCTGCTAAAGAGCCGGCGGTTGCACTCAAGCGCAGTGCTGGCGCTGCTGGCGGACGACCGGCATATCATCTCGGGCAGTGAGGACCACACGCTCGTGGTGTTCGACCGCCGAGCCAACAGCGTCCTGCAGCGGCTGCAG CTGGACTCCTACCTGCTCTGCATGTCCTACCAGGAGCCTCAGCTCTGGGCAGGCGATAACCAGGGCCTGTTGCATGTCTTCGCCAACCGCCACGGCTGCTTCCAGCTCGTCAGG TCCTTTGATGTGGGCCACAGGTCTCAGATCACAGGGATCAAACACTCCCTGGGGGCCTTGTACACCACATCCACCGACAAGACCATCCGG GTACACGTGCCCACAGACCCACCAAGGACCATCTGCACTCGAAGCCACCACAACGTGCTGAATGGGGTAAGGCCCTGTCCCATGTGCCCAGCCTGGCTTCCCAGAGCACCCCTGACTCCTCCTGTTCCCCGCCCTCCCAGATCTGCGCTGAGGGCAACCTAG
- the TNPO2 gene encoding transportin-2 isoform X2 — protein MDWQPDEQGLQQVLQLLKDSQSPNTATQRIVQDKLKQLNQFPDFNNYLIFVLTRLKSEDEPTRSLSGLILKNNVKAHYQSFPPPVADFIKQECLNNIGDASSLIRATIGILITTIASKGELQMWPELLPQLCNLLNSEDYNTCEGAFGALQKICEDSSELLDSDALNRPLNIMIPKFLQFFKHCSPKIRSHAIACVNQFIMDRAQALMDNIDTFIEHLFALAVDDDPEVRKNVCRALVMLLEVRIDRLIPHMHSIIQYMLQRTQDHDENVALEACEFWLTLAEQPICKEVLASHLVQLIPILVNGMKYSEIDIILLKGDVEEDEAVPDSEQDIKPRFHKSRTVTLPHEAERPDGSEDAEDDDDDDALSDWNLRKCSAAALDVLANVFREELLPHLLPLLKGLLFHPEWVVKESGILVLGAIAEGCMQGMVPYLPELIPHLIQCLSDKKALVRSIACWTLSRYAHWVVSQPPDMHLKPLMTELLKRILDGNKRVQEAACSAFATLEEEACTELVPYLSYILDTLVFAFGKYQHKNLLILYDAIGTLADSVGHHLNQPEYIQKLMPPLIQKWNELKDEDKDLFPLLECLSSVATALQSGFLPYCEPVYQRCVTLVQKTLAQAMMYTQHPEQYEAPDKDFMIVALDLLSGLAEGLGGHVEQLVARSNIMTLLFQCMQDSMPEVRQSSFALLGDLTKACFIHVKPCIAEFMPILGTNLNPEFISVCNNATWAIGEICMQMGAEMQPYVQMVLNNLVEIINRPNTPKTLLENTAITIGRLGYVCPQEVAPMLQQFIRPWCTSLRNIRDNEEKDSAFRGICMMIGVNPGGVVQDFIFFCDAVASWVSPKDDLRDMFYKILHGFKDQVGEENWQQFSEQFPPLLKERLAAFYGV, from the exons ATGGACTGGCAGCCAGACGAGCAGGGCCTGCAGCAGGTCCTGCAGCTGCTCAAAGACTCGCAGTCGCCCAACACAGCCACACAGCGCATCGTGCAGGAT AAACTCAAACAACTGAACCAGTTTCCTGACTTCAACAACTACCTGATATTCGTCCTGACCAGACTTAAGTCAGAAG ATGAGCCAACTCGCTCTCTCAGTGGCCTCATCCTAAAGAACAATGTGAAGGCGCATTACCAGAGCTTTCCACCACCTGTGGCAGACTTCATCAAACAGGAGTGTCTCAACAACATTGGCGATGCCTCCTCGCTCATCCGTGCCACCATAG GCATTCTCATCACCACCATCGCTTCCAAGGgtgagctgcagatgtggcctgagCTGTTGCCCCAGCTGTGCAACCTACTCAACTCGGAGGATTACAACACATGTGAG GGAGCCTTTGGAGCCCTGCAGAAGATCTGCGAAGACTCATCTGAACTTCTAGACAGCGATGCCCTCAACAGGCCGCTCAACATCATGATCCCCAAGTTCCTACAGTTCTTTAAGCACTGCAGCCCCAAGATCCG GTCCCATGCCATTGCCTGTGTGAATCAGTTCATAATGGACCGGGCCCAGGCGCTGATGGACAACATCGACACTTTCATCGAG CATTTGTTTGCCTTGGCTGTGGACGATGACCCCGAGGTGCGGAAGAACGTGTGCCGGGCGCTGGTGATGCTGCTGGAAGTGCGGATCGACAGGCTCATCCCCCACATGCACAGCATTATCCAG TACATGCTGCAGAGGACCCAGGACCACGATGAGAACGTGGCCCTTGAGGCCTGCGAGTTCTGGCTGACACTGGCTGAGCAGCCCATCTGCAAGGAAGTCCTGGCCTCCCACCTGGTCCA GTTGATCCCCATCCTGGTAAACGGGATGAAATACTCGGAAATCGACATCATCCTGCTCAAG GGGGACGTGGAGGAGGATGAGGCAGTCCCCGACAGCGAGCAGGACATCAAGCCACGTTTCCACAAGTCACGCACAGTGACACTGCCCCATGAGGCTGAGAGGCCTGATGGCTCTGAGGACGcagaggatgatgatgatgacgatgctCTGTCTGACTGGAATCTGA GGAAGTGCTCAGCAGCTGCGCTGGACGTCCTGGCCAATGTCTTCCGGGAGGAACTGCTGCCCCACCTGCTGCCCCTGCTCAAGGGTCTCCTCTTCCATCCTGAGTGGGTGGTCAAGGAGTCAGGCATCCTGGTGCTGGGTGCCATTGCTGAGG GCTGCATGCAGGGCATGGTGCCCTACCTGCCAGAGCTGATCCCACACCTCATCCAGTGCCTGTCAGACAAGAAGGCCCTGGTCCGCTCCATCGCCTGCTGGACACTGAGCCGCTATGCCCACTGGGTGGTCAGCCAGCCTCCCGACATGCATCTCAAGCCTCTGATGACAGAGCTGCTCAAGCGTATCCTGGACGGCAACAAGAGGGTACAGGAGGCGGCCTGCAG CGCCTTCGccaccctggaggaggaggcctgcACGGAGCTGGTGCCTTACCTCAGCTACATCCTGGACACCCTCGTTTTTGCCTTTGGCAAGTACCAGCACAAGAACCTGCTCATCCTCTATGATGCCATCGGCACCCTGGCCGACTCTGTGGGCCACCACCTCAACCAACCG GAATATATCCAGAAGCTGATGCCTCCACTGATCCAGAAGTGGAATGAGCTCAAGGACGAAGACAAGGACCTCTTCCCTCTGCTAGAG TGCCTGTCATCAGTGGCCACTGCCCTGCAGAGTGGCTTCCTGCCCTATTGTGAGCCTGTGTACCAACGCTGCGTTACCCTGGTGCAGAAGACACTGGCCCAGGCCATG ATGTACACCCAGCACCCTGAGCAGTACGAGGCCCCTGACAAGGACTTCATGATCGTAGCGCTGGACCTACTCAGCGGCCTGGCTGAGGGCCTGGGTGGGCACGTGGAGCAGCTGGTAGCCCGCAGCAACATCATGACACTGCTTTTTCAGTGCATGCAG GACTCGATGCCTGAGGTCCGGCAGAGCTCCTTCGCCCTCCTGGGAGACCTCACCAAAGCCTGCTTCATCCACGTCAAGCCCTGTATCG CCGAGTTTATGCCTATCTTGGGCACCAACTTGAACCCTGAGTTCATCTCTGTCTGCAACAATGCCACCTGGGCCATTGGTGAGATCTGCATGCAAATGG GGGCAGAGATGCAGCCCTATGTGCAGATGGTCCTCAACAACCTGGTGGAGATCATTAACCGGCCCAACACGCCCAAGACGCTGCTGGAAAACACAG CCATCACCATCGGCCGCCTGGGCTACGTGTGCCCACAGGAGGTGgcacccatgctgcagcagttCATCCGGCCTTG GTGCACATCCCTCAGGAACATCAGGGACAACGAGGAGAAGGACTCAGCCTTCCGAGGCATCTGCATGATGATAGGCGTCAACCCCGGGGGTGTCGTGCAG gactttattttcttctgcgACGCTGTAGCCTCCTGGGTGAGCCCGAAGGATGACCTTCGGGACATGTTTTATAAG ATCCTCCATGGCTTCAAAGACCAAGTTGGGGAGGAGAACTGGCAGCAGTTCTCAGAGCAGTTTCCGCCGCTGCTTAAGGAGAGGCTAGCTGCCTTCTATGGGGTCTAG
- the TNPO2 gene encoding transportin-2 isoform X3 yields MDWQPDEQGLQQVLQLLKDSQSPNTATQRIVQDKLKQLNQFPDFNNYLIFVLTRLKSEDEPTRSLSGLILKNNVKAHYQSFPPPVADFIKQECLNNIGDASSLIRATIGILITTIASKGELQMWPELLPQLCNLLNSEDYNTCEGAFGALQKICEDSSELLDSDALNRPLNIMIPKFLQFFKHCSPKIRSHAIACVNQFIMDRAQALMDNIDTFIEHLFALAVDDDPEVRKNVCRALVMLLEVRIDRLIPHMHSIIQYMLQRTQDHDENVALEACEFWLTLAEQPICKEVLASHLVQLIPILVNGMKYSEIDIILLKGDVEEDEAVPDSEQDIKPRFHKSRTVTLPHEAERPDGSEDAEDDDDDDALSDWNLRKCSAAALDVLANVFREELLPHLLPLLKGLLFHPEWVVKESGILVLGAIAEGCMQGMVPYLPELIPHLIQCLSDKKALVRSIACWTLSRYAHWVVSQPPDMHLKPLMTELLKRILDGNKRVQEAACSAFATLEEEACTELVPYLSYILDTLVFAFGKYQHKNLLILYDAIGTLADSVGHHLNQPEYIQKLMPPLIQKWNELKDEDKDLFPLLECLSSVATALQSGFLPYCEPVYQRCVTLVQKTLAQAMMYTQHPEQYEAPDKDFMIVALDLLSGLAEGLGGHVEQLVARSNIMTLLFQCMQDSMPEVRQSSFALLGDLTKACFIHVKPCIAEFMPILGTNLNPEFISVCNNATWAIGEICMQMGAEMQPYVQMVLNNLVEIINRPNTPKTLLENTGRLTSPSAIPAITIGRLGYVCPQEVAPMLQQFIRPWCTSLRNIRDNEEKDSAFRGICMMIGVNPGGVVQVGAAGL; encoded by the exons ATGGACTGGCAGCCAGACGAGCAGGGCCTGCAGCAGGTCCTGCAGCTGCTCAAAGACTCGCAGTCGCCCAACACAGCCACACAGCGCATCGTGCAGGAT AAACTCAAACAACTGAACCAGTTTCCTGACTTCAACAACTACCTGATATTCGTCCTGACCAGACTTAAGTCAGAAG ATGAGCCAACTCGCTCTCTCAGTGGCCTCATCCTAAAGAACAATGTGAAGGCGCATTACCAGAGCTTTCCACCACCTGTGGCAGACTTCATCAAACAGGAGTGTCTCAACAACATTGGCGATGCCTCCTCGCTCATCCGTGCCACCATAG GCATTCTCATCACCACCATCGCTTCCAAGGgtgagctgcagatgtggcctgagCTGTTGCCCCAGCTGTGCAACCTACTCAACTCGGAGGATTACAACACATGTGAG GGAGCCTTTGGAGCCCTGCAGAAGATCTGCGAAGACTCATCTGAACTTCTAGACAGCGATGCCCTCAACAGGCCGCTCAACATCATGATCCCCAAGTTCCTACAGTTCTTTAAGCACTGCAGCCCCAAGATCCG GTCCCATGCCATTGCCTGTGTGAATCAGTTCATAATGGACCGGGCCCAGGCGCTGATGGACAACATCGACACTTTCATCGAG CATTTGTTTGCCTTGGCTGTGGACGATGACCCCGAGGTGCGGAAGAACGTGTGCCGGGCGCTGGTGATGCTGCTGGAAGTGCGGATCGACAGGCTCATCCCCCACATGCACAGCATTATCCAG TACATGCTGCAGAGGACCCAGGACCACGATGAGAACGTGGCCCTTGAGGCCTGCGAGTTCTGGCTGACACTGGCTGAGCAGCCCATCTGCAAGGAAGTCCTGGCCTCCCACCTGGTCCA GTTGATCCCCATCCTGGTAAACGGGATGAAATACTCGGAAATCGACATCATCCTGCTCAAG GGGGACGTGGAGGAGGATGAGGCAGTCCCCGACAGCGAGCAGGACATCAAGCCACGTTTCCACAAGTCACGCACAGTGACACTGCCCCATGAGGCTGAGAGGCCTGATGGCTCTGAGGACGcagaggatgatgatgatgacgatgctCTGTCTGACTGGAATCTGA GGAAGTGCTCAGCAGCTGCGCTGGACGTCCTGGCCAATGTCTTCCGGGAGGAACTGCTGCCCCACCTGCTGCCCCTGCTCAAGGGTCTCCTCTTCCATCCTGAGTGGGTGGTCAAGGAGTCAGGCATCCTGGTGCTGGGTGCCATTGCTGAGG GCTGCATGCAGGGCATGGTGCCCTACCTGCCAGAGCTGATCCCACACCTCATCCAGTGCCTGTCAGACAAGAAGGCCCTGGTCCGCTCCATCGCCTGCTGGACACTGAGCCGCTATGCCCACTGGGTGGTCAGCCAGCCTCCCGACATGCATCTCAAGCCTCTGATGACAGAGCTGCTCAAGCGTATCCTGGACGGCAACAAGAGGGTACAGGAGGCGGCCTGCAG CGCCTTCGccaccctggaggaggaggcctgcACGGAGCTGGTGCCTTACCTCAGCTACATCCTGGACACCCTCGTTTTTGCCTTTGGCAAGTACCAGCACAAGAACCTGCTCATCCTCTATGATGCCATCGGCACCCTGGCCGACTCTGTGGGCCACCACCTCAACCAACCG GAATATATCCAGAAGCTGATGCCTCCACTGATCCAGAAGTGGAATGAGCTCAAGGACGAAGACAAGGACCTCTTCCCTCTGCTAGAG TGCCTGTCATCAGTGGCCACTGCCCTGCAGAGTGGCTTCCTGCCCTATTGTGAGCCTGTGTACCAACGCTGCGTTACCCTGGTGCAGAAGACACTGGCCCAGGCCATG ATGTACACCCAGCACCCTGAGCAGTACGAGGCCCCTGACAAGGACTTCATGATCGTAGCGCTGGACCTACTCAGCGGCCTGGCTGAGGGCCTGGGTGGGCACGTGGAGCAGCTGGTAGCCCGCAGCAACATCATGACACTGCTTTTTCAGTGCATGCAG GACTCGATGCCTGAGGTCCGGCAGAGCTCCTTCGCCCTCCTGGGAGACCTCACCAAAGCCTGCTTCATCCACGTCAAGCCCTGTATCG CCGAGTTTATGCCTATCTTGGGCACCAACTTGAACCCTGAGTTCATCTCTGTCTGCAACAATGCCACCTGGGCCATTGGTGAGATCTGCATGCAAATGG GGGCAGAGATGCAGCCCTATGTGCAGATGGTCCTCAACAACCTGGTGGAGATCATTAACCGGCCCAACACGCCCAAGACGCTGCTGGAAAACACAG GTCGCCTGACGAGTCCCTCTGCCATTCCAGCCATCACCATCGGCCGCCTGGGCTACGTGTGCCCACAGGAGGTGgcacccatgctgcagcagttCATCCGGCCTTG GTGCACATCCCTCAGGAACATCAGGGACAACGAGGAGAAGGACTCAGCCTTCCGAGGCATCTGCATGATGATAGGCGTCAACCCCGGGGGTGTCGTGCAGGTTGGGGCAGCTGGGCTCTGA
- the FBXW9 gene encoding F-box/WD repeat-containing protein 9 isoform X2: MELPPGPRDDPCAWDDDSDLELEPDPDAQAEAYVARVLSPPKLGLAPPRAPPLPAPAVSLGALEPRAASKGPAVAVPGLLSLPPELLLEICAYLDARLVLHVLPLVCHTLRDLVRDHVTWRLRAQRRVRAPYPVVEGEDFDWPAACIELEQHLSRWAEDGRWAEYFCLADGHFASIDSVLLIQGGTLCLSGSRDRNVNLWDLRQLGVEPSRVLVKALGSQKNSTHKGWVWSLAALDHRVCSGSWDSTVKLWDMAADGQQFGEIKGKAAVLCLSYRPDILVTGTYDKKVTIYDPRVGPALLKSRRLHSSAVLALLADDRHIISGSEDHTLVVFDRRANSVLQRLQLDSYLLCMSYQEPQLWAGDNQGLLHVFANRHGCFQLVRSFDVGHRSQITGIKHSLGALYTTSTDKTIRVHVPTDPPRTICTRSHHNVLNGICAEGNLVVAASGGLSLEVWRLQA; the protein is encoded by the exons ATGGAGCTGCCTCCAGGGCCGCGCGACGATCCTTGCGCCTGGGACGATGACTCTGACCTGGAGCTGGAGCCTGACCCAGACGCGCAGGCCGAAGCTTACGTGGCCCGCGTGCTCAGTCCTCCGAAACTCGGGCTGGCGCCCCCGCGCGCCCCTCCGCTGCCGGCTCCTGCCGTGTCTCTTGGCGCTCTGGAGCCGCGGGCCGCGTCCAAGGGCCCGGCTGTGGCGGTTCCGGGCCTGCTGAGCCTCCCCCCGGAGCTGCTGCTCGAGATCTGCGCCTACCTCGACGCGCGCCTTGTGCTCCACGTCCTGCCGCTCGTGTGCCACACGCTGCGCGACCTCGTGCGTGACCATGTCACCTGGAGGCTACGCGCGCAGCGCCGCGTACGCGCGCCCTACCCAGTGGTGGAAG GGGAGGACTTTGATTGGCCGGCGGCCTGCATTGAGCTGGAGCAGCACCTGTCCCGTTGGGCAGAGGATGGTCGCTGGGCTGAGTACTTCTGCCTGGCCGATGGGCACTTTGCTTCCATTGACTCAGTGCTGCTGATCCAG GGTGGGACACTTTGCCTTTCGGGCTCCCGAGATCGCAATGTCAACCTGTGGGACCTGCGGCAGCTGGGAGTGGAGCCCAGCCGGGTTCTGGTTAAGGCCCTGGGCTCCCAGAAGAACAGCACTCacaag GGCTGGGTGTGGTCGCTGGCAGCGCTGGACCACCGAGTGTGCTCTGGTTCATGGGACAGCACAGTGAAGCTCTGGGACATGGCGGCTGACGGGCAGCAGTTCGGGGAGATAAA GGGCAAGGCAGCAGTGTTGTGCCTGTCCTACCGGCCTGATATCTTGGTGACCGGAACTTATGACAAGAAGGTGACCATCTACGACCCCAGAG TCGGCCCAGCCCTGCTAAAGAGCCGGCGGTTGCACTCAAGCGCAGTGCTGGCGCTGCTGGCGGACGACCGGCATATCATCTCGGGCAGTGAGGACCACACGCTCGTGGTGTTCGACCGCCGAGCCAACAGCGTCCTGCAGCGGCTGCAG CTGGACTCCTACCTGCTCTGCATGTCCTACCAGGAGCCTCAGCTCTGGGCAGGCGATAACCAGGGCCTGTTGCATGTCTTCGCCAACCGCCACGGCTGCTTCCAGCTCGTCAGG TCCTTTGATGTGGGCCACAGGTCTCAGATCACAGGGATCAAACACTCCCTGGGGGCCTTGTACACCACATCCACCGACAAGACCATCCGG GTACACGTGCCCACAGACCCACCAAGGACCATCTGCACTCGAAGCCACCACAACGTGCTGAATGGG ATCTGCGCTGAGGGCAACCTAGTGGTGGCCGCCTCTGGAGGCCTGTCACTGGAGGTCTGGAGGCTGCAGGCCTGA
- the TNPO2 gene encoding transportin-2 isoform X1, which produces MDWQPDEQGLQQVLQLLKDSQSPNTATQRIVQDKLKQLNQFPDFNNYLIFVLTRLKSEDEPTRSLSGLILKNNVKAHYQSFPPPVADFIKQECLNNIGDASSLIRATIGILITTIASKGELQMWPELLPQLCNLLNSEDYNTCEGAFGALQKICEDSSELLDSDALNRPLNIMIPKFLQFFKHCSPKIRSHAIACVNQFIMDRAQALMDNIDTFIEHLFALAVDDDPEVRKNVCRALVMLLEVRIDRLIPHMHSIIQYMLQRTQDHDENVALEACEFWLTLAEQPICKEVLASHLVQLIPILVNGMKYSEIDIILLKGDVEEDEAVPDSEQDIKPRFHKSRTVTLPHEAERPDGSEDAEDDDDDDALSDWNLRKCSAAALDVLANVFREELLPHLLPLLKGLLFHPEWVVKESGILVLGAIAEGCMQGMVPYLPELIPHLIQCLSDKKALVRSIACWTLSRYAHWVVSQPPDMHLKPLMTELLKRILDGNKRVQEAACSAFATLEEEACTELVPYLSYILDTLVFAFGKYQHKNLLILYDAIGTLADSVGHHLNQPEYIQKLMPPLIQKWNELKDEDKDLFPLLECLSSVATALQSGFLPYCEPVYQRCVTLVQKTLAQAMMYTQHPEQYEAPDKDFMIVALDLLSGLAEGLGGHVEQLVARSNIMTLLFQCMQDSMPEVRQSSFALLGDLTKACFIHVKPCIAEFMPILGTNLNPEFISVCNNATWAIGEICMQMGAEMQPYVQMVLNNLVEIINRPNTPKTLLENTGRLTSPSAIPAITIGRLGYVCPQEVAPMLQQFIRPWCTSLRNIRDNEEKDSAFRGICMMIGVNPGGVVQDFIFFCDAVASWVSPKDDLRDMFYKILHGFKDQVGEENWQQFSEQFPPLLKERLAAFYGV; this is translated from the exons ATGGACTGGCAGCCAGACGAGCAGGGCCTGCAGCAGGTCCTGCAGCTGCTCAAAGACTCGCAGTCGCCCAACACAGCCACACAGCGCATCGTGCAGGAT AAACTCAAACAACTGAACCAGTTTCCTGACTTCAACAACTACCTGATATTCGTCCTGACCAGACTTAAGTCAGAAG ATGAGCCAACTCGCTCTCTCAGTGGCCTCATCCTAAAGAACAATGTGAAGGCGCATTACCAGAGCTTTCCACCACCTGTGGCAGACTTCATCAAACAGGAGTGTCTCAACAACATTGGCGATGCCTCCTCGCTCATCCGTGCCACCATAG GCATTCTCATCACCACCATCGCTTCCAAGGgtgagctgcagatgtggcctgagCTGTTGCCCCAGCTGTGCAACCTACTCAACTCGGAGGATTACAACACATGTGAG GGAGCCTTTGGAGCCCTGCAGAAGATCTGCGAAGACTCATCTGAACTTCTAGACAGCGATGCCCTCAACAGGCCGCTCAACATCATGATCCCCAAGTTCCTACAGTTCTTTAAGCACTGCAGCCCCAAGATCCG GTCCCATGCCATTGCCTGTGTGAATCAGTTCATAATGGACCGGGCCCAGGCGCTGATGGACAACATCGACACTTTCATCGAG CATTTGTTTGCCTTGGCTGTGGACGATGACCCCGAGGTGCGGAAGAACGTGTGCCGGGCGCTGGTGATGCTGCTGGAAGTGCGGATCGACAGGCTCATCCCCCACATGCACAGCATTATCCAG TACATGCTGCAGAGGACCCAGGACCACGATGAGAACGTGGCCCTTGAGGCCTGCGAGTTCTGGCTGACACTGGCTGAGCAGCCCATCTGCAAGGAAGTCCTGGCCTCCCACCTGGTCCA GTTGATCCCCATCCTGGTAAACGGGATGAAATACTCGGAAATCGACATCATCCTGCTCAAG GGGGACGTGGAGGAGGATGAGGCAGTCCCCGACAGCGAGCAGGACATCAAGCCACGTTTCCACAAGTCACGCACAGTGACACTGCCCCATGAGGCTGAGAGGCCTGATGGCTCTGAGGACGcagaggatgatgatgatgacgatgctCTGTCTGACTGGAATCTGA GGAAGTGCTCAGCAGCTGCGCTGGACGTCCTGGCCAATGTCTTCCGGGAGGAACTGCTGCCCCACCTGCTGCCCCTGCTCAAGGGTCTCCTCTTCCATCCTGAGTGGGTGGTCAAGGAGTCAGGCATCCTGGTGCTGGGTGCCATTGCTGAGG GCTGCATGCAGGGCATGGTGCCCTACCTGCCAGAGCTGATCCCACACCTCATCCAGTGCCTGTCAGACAAGAAGGCCCTGGTCCGCTCCATCGCCTGCTGGACACTGAGCCGCTATGCCCACTGGGTGGTCAGCCAGCCTCCCGACATGCATCTCAAGCCTCTGATGACAGAGCTGCTCAAGCGTATCCTGGACGGCAACAAGAGGGTACAGGAGGCGGCCTGCAG CGCCTTCGccaccctggaggaggaggcctgcACGGAGCTGGTGCCTTACCTCAGCTACATCCTGGACACCCTCGTTTTTGCCTTTGGCAAGTACCAGCACAAGAACCTGCTCATCCTCTATGATGCCATCGGCACCCTGGCCGACTCTGTGGGCCACCACCTCAACCAACCG GAATATATCCAGAAGCTGATGCCTCCACTGATCCAGAAGTGGAATGAGCTCAAGGACGAAGACAAGGACCTCTTCCCTCTGCTAGAG TGCCTGTCATCAGTGGCCACTGCCCTGCAGAGTGGCTTCCTGCCCTATTGTGAGCCTGTGTACCAACGCTGCGTTACCCTGGTGCAGAAGACACTGGCCCAGGCCATG ATGTACACCCAGCACCCTGAGCAGTACGAGGCCCCTGACAAGGACTTCATGATCGTAGCGCTGGACCTACTCAGCGGCCTGGCTGAGGGCCTGGGTGGGCACGTGGAGCAGCTGGTAGCCCGCAGCAACATCATGACACTGCTTTTTCAGTGCATGCAG GACTCGATGCCTGAGGTCCGGCAGAGCTCCTTCGCCCTCCTGGGAGACCTCACCAAAGCCTGCTTCATCCACGTCAAGCCCTGTATCG CCGAGTTTATGCCTATCTTGGGCACCAACTTGAACCCTGAGTTCATCTCTGTCTGCAACAATGCCACCTGGGCCATTGGTGAGATCTGCATGCAAATGG GGGCAGAGATGCAGCCCTATGTGCAGATGGTCCTCAACAACCTGGTGGAGATCATTAACCGGCCCAACACGCCCAAGACGCTGCTGGAAAACACAG GTCGCCTGACGAGTCCCTCTGCCATTCCAGCCATCACCATCGGCCGCCTGGGCTACGTGTGCCCACAGGAGGTGgcacccatgctgcagcagttCATCCGGCCTTG GTGCACATCCCTCAGGAACATCAGGGACAACGAGGAGAAGGACTCAGCCTTCCGAGGCATCTGCATGATGATAGGCGTCAACCCCGGGGGTGTCGTGCAG gactttattttcttctgcgACGCTGTAGCCTCCTGGGTGAGCCCGAAGGATGACCTTCGGGACATGTTTTATAAG ATCCTCCATGGCTTCAAAGACCAAGTTGGGGAGGAGAACTGGCAGCAGTTCTCAGAGCAGTTTCCGCCGCTGCTTAAGGAGAGGCTAGCTGCCTTCTATGGGGTCTAG